A single genomic interval of Acidobacteriota bacterium harbors:
- a CDS encoding integron integrase, producing MTSSKPPAAPTEDPPPNLRPPKLLDQVRLACRIRHLSDRTEEAYVGWIRRFILFHHKRHPATMAAPDVASFLSSLATDHHVSASTQNQALSALLFLYRVIINRDLDPLPNVVRARTPLRLPVVLSVDEVRLVLAHLRGTPRLVALLLYGAGLRLSECLDLRIKDVDVARNQISVRQGKGRKDRQTVLPTAAQQPLSAHLEEVRRLHDDDLRHGLGRVVLPDALTAKFPNADRSWLWQFVFPASRVCRDTRWGDPTRFHLHESVIQRAVIEAVRAAGLTKRATCHSLRHSFATHLLENGYDIRTVQELLGHRDVATTMIYTHVLMRGALGVRSPADSL from the coding sequence CTGACGTCGTCAAAACCACCGGCCGCCCCGACCGAGGATCCACCTCCCAATCTCCGTCCGCCCAAGCTGCTCGACCAGGTGCGTTTGGCATGCCGAATTAGACACCTGAGCGACCGGACGGAAGAAGCCTACGTCGGCTGGATCCGACGATTCATCCTCTTCCACCACAAGCGCCACCCCGCCACCATGGCGGCACCCGACGTCGCTTCGTTCCTGTCGTCGCTCGCGACCGACCACCACGTCAGCGCGTCCACCCAGAACCAGGCCCTGTCCGCATTGCTCTTCCTCTACCGCGTGATCATCAACCGTGATCTCGATCCGTTGCCAAACGTGGTCCGCGCACGGACCCCGCTCCGCCTCCCGGTGGTCCTCTCGGTCGACGAAGTGCGGCTCGTCCTGGCCCATCTCCGCGGCACGCCTCGATTGGTCGCCCTCCTGCTCTACGGCGCCGGCCTGCGACTTTCCGAATGCCTCGACTTGCGCATCAAGGACGTGGACGTCGCCCGCAATCAGATCAGTGTCAGGCAGGGCAAGGGTCGCAAGGACCGCCAAACGGTCTTGCCCACCGCCGCTCAACAACCCCTGTCGGCTCACCTGGAAGAGGTGCGCCGCCTACACGATGATGACCTGCGCCATGGCCTCGGCAGGGTCGTGCTGCCCGACGCCTTGACCGCCAAGTTCCCGAACGCGGACAGGTCCTGGCTGTGGCAGTTCGTCTTCCCCGCCTCGCGCGTGTGCCGGGATACTCGATGGGGCGATCCGACACGCTTTCACCTGCACGAATCAGTCATTCAACGCGCAGTCATCGAGGCGGTGCGCGCCGCAGGTCTCACAAAGCGCGCAACCTGTCACTCGCTTCGACATTCGTTCGCGACACATCTCCTGGAAAACGGCTACGACATCCGCACGGTGCAGGAACTGCTGGGGCATCGCGATGTTGCCACCACGATGATCTACACACACGTCCTGATGCGTGGCGCACTTGGTGTGCGAAGCCCGGCGGACAGCCTCTGA
- a CDS encoding amino acid permease produces the protein MSANIDPAPDATLDRAIGPWTLGINAVNLSLGAGIFALPAAVAAILGPAAILAYLVCGLAIALVLTCFVEIGSQVTRSGGAIAYIEDGFGPMAGFVAWVIYSILFCVASDAAISLVFVDAMASVVPALGDGLVRAATLVALFGGLAAVNILGVRQGARVAVATTVAKLAPLLLVIGAGWLAMNWSELRWTEWPSAARVGEASLLLFFAFSGAEAALTPSGEIRDPARTIPRGILGGTAALILIYVSVQVVSQGVLGAELAGTTDAPLAAVAGRLFGPVGWRLIVACMAVAIFGTLAGDMLASPRAVLPVAERGVLPRVLARVHPRFHTPHVAIAAYAGLACVLALTGAFRPLAVLASVSLLLVYLVVCVAALKLRLTRPRAPGAFRAPGGPLISLLGIVTVLWLLAQSRLVEAVAVLAIAAIAIVYYRVRRQFLPDPSQVP, from the coding sequence GTGAGCGCGAACATCGATCCCGCACCCGACGCCACACTCGACCGTGCGATTGGTCCGTGGACCCTTGGCATCAACGCCGTCAATCTGTCGCTCGGCGCAGGCATCTTCGCCCTGCCCGCTGCGGTGGCGGCCATCCTCGGGCCGGCGGCTATCCTGGCGTACCTGGTCTGTGGCCTTGCTATCGCGCTCGTCCTGACCTGTTTTGTCGAGATCGGGAGCCAGGTGACGCGATCGGGTGGCGCCATCGCGTACATCGAGGATGGGTTTGGGCCGATGGCGGGTTTTGTCGCGTGGGTGATCTACTCGATCCTCTTTTGCGTGGCCTCCGACGCGGCCATCTCGCTCGTGTTCGTGGATGCGATGGCGTCGGTTGTCCCGGCACTCGGAGACGGCTTGGTGCGCGCGGCCACACTGGTGGCGCTGTTCGGCGGGCTGGCGGCCGTAAACATCCTCGGCGTCAGGCAGGGCGCCCGAGTTGCTGTGGCCACCACTGTCGCCAAACTCGCGCCACTGTTGTTGGTGATTGGTGCGGGATGGCTGGCGATGAACTGGTCCGAGCTCCGCTGGACCGAGTGGCCGTCGGCGGCGCGGGTCGGTGAGGCCTCGCTGTTGTTGTTCTTTGCGTTCAGCGGCGCCGAGGCGGCACTCACGCCGAGCGGCGAGATTCGTGATCCGGCTCGCACGATTCCCCGCGGGATCCTCGGTGGCACGGCCGCCCTGATTCTGATCTACGTGTCTGTTCAGGTCGTGAGCCAGGGTGTGCTTGGCGCCGAACTCGCCGGGACCACTGACGCGCCGCTGGCGGCCGTGGCTGGGCGGCTGTTCGGCCCGGTGGGCTGGCGGCTGATCGTCGCGTGCATGGCGGTCGCGATTTTCGGCACGTTGGCCGGCGACATGCTGGCATCGCCGCGCGCCGTGCTGCCGGTGGCCGAGCGCGGAGTGCTGCCGCGTGTGCTCGCCCGCGTGCACCCACGATTCCACACGCCGCACGTGGCGATTGCCGCCTATGCCGGTTTGGCGTGTGTCCTTGCGCTCACCGGCGCCTTCCGGCCGCTCGCCGTGCTCGCCAGCGTCTCGTTGCTGCTGGTCTATCTGGTCGTGTGCGTGGCGGCACTCAAGTTGCGCCTGACGAGACCGCGGGCGCCGGGTGCGTTTCGCGCACCGGGTGGCCCACTGATTTCGCTGCTTGGTATCGTCACGGTGCTCTGGCTCCTGGCCCAGTCCAGGCTCGTCGAGGCCGTCGCCGTTCTCGCGATCGCGGCGATCGCCATCGTCTACTACCGGGTCCGACGGCAATTCCTGCCAGACCCTTCGCAGGTCCCATGA
- a CDS encoding MerR family transcriptional regulator, with product MMTVTTMARRFGLSRSTLLYYESTGLLRRPPRTEGNYRAYTEQDVLRLQQICVYRKVGLSLAAIRTVLDRQGGGASVVLERRLVEIDAEVEALRGHQRDILRLLQRSRSFRRNQMITKEKWVSIMKASGFTDADMHRWHAEFEKAAPAEHQEFLEFLHIPTAEITKIREWSRTMKTA from the coding sequence ATGATGACTGTCACGACAATGGCCCGGCGGTTCGGTCTCAGCCGCAGCACGCTGCTGTACTACGAGTCGACGGGCCTGCTCCGCCGTCCGCCGCGGACGGAGGGCAACTACCGCGCGTACACGGAGCAGGACGTGCTGCGCCTGCAACAGATCTGCGTGTACCGCAAGGTGGGCCTGAGCCTGGCCGCCATTCGCACCGTGCTCGATCGCCAGGGCGGAGGCGCCAGCGTCGTGCTGGAGCGCCGGCTCGTCGAGATCGACGCCGAGGTCGAGGCGCTCCGCGGTCATCAGCGCGATATCCTGCGCCTGCTTCAGCGCTCGCGCAGCTTCAGGAGGAATCAGATGATCACGAAGGAGAAGTGGGTTTCCATCATGAAGGCCTCGGGGTTTACCGACGCCGACATGCACCGCTGGCACGCCGAATTCGAGAAGGCGGCGCCGGCGGAACACCAGGAATTCCTCGAATTCCTGCACATCCCAACTGCCGAGATCACGAAGATCCGGGAGTGGAGCCGGACGATGAAGACGGCGTAA
- a CDS encoding YigZ family protein, with translation MTAPARYPVPAGRHRVEEEISRSRFITTMARVDSIEAATAFVEDVRREFADATHNCWAYVVGPPGDTGRVGMSDDGEPHGTAGRPMLTMLLHSGVGDVAAVVTRYYGGTKLGTGGLVRAYGGGVQKALATMPRGEHVELTTLEIVVSYAAVSAMQQIFPAFEAEVIAERYQADVQYEVRLPGASVAGLRAAVLDATRGQGRITPSSSSGSTPGSS, from the coding sequence ATGACCGCGCCCGCACGCTACCCGGTCCCGGCGGGCCGACACCGCGTCGAGGAAGAGATCAGTCGCAGCCGCTTTATCACGACGATGGCGCGTGTCGATTCGATCGAAGCCGCCACCGCGTTTGTTGAGGATGTGAGACGCGAATTCGCTGACGCCACCCACAACTGCTGGGCGTACGTCGTCGGGCCGCCCGGAGACACGGGCCGGGTGGGGATGAGCGACGATGGGGAACCTCATGGCACGGCGGGCCGGCCAATGCTCACCATGCTGTTGCATAGCGGGGTTGGTGATGTCGCGGCGGTCGTAACGCGGTACTACGGCGGCACGAAACTCGGCACCGGCGGTCTGGTCAGGGCCTACGGCGGCGGTGTGCAGAAGGCGCTCGCCACGATGCCGCGCGGCGAGCACGTCGAGTTGACGACGCTCGAGATTGTGGTGTCGTATGCGGCTGTCTCGGCGATGCAGCAGATTTTCCCGGCCTTCGAAGCGGAGGTCATCGCCGAGCGCTACCAGGCCGATGTGCAGTACGAGGTGCGCCTGCCCGGCGCGAGCGTCGCAGGACTGCGCGCGGCCGTCCTGGACGCCACGCGCGGGCAGGGCAGGATTACGCCGTCTTCATCGTCCGGCTCCACTCCCGGATCTTCGTGA